The following are encoded together in the Budorcas taxicolor isolate Tak-1 chromosome 4, Takin1.1, whole genome shotgun sequence genome:
- the LSMEM1 gene encoding leucine-rich single-pass membrane protein 1, with protein MKRSSQDSGSRSIPEDRKLYVVDSINDLNKLNLCPAGSQQLFPLEEKLQDVSTDSGNGSHSLFLVGLIVVLIISLALVSFVIFLIVQTENKMEDVSRRLAAEGKDIDDLKKINSIIVKRLNQLDSDQS; from the exons ATGAAACGTTCTTCCCAGGACAGTGGCTCTCGCAGCATTCCTGAAGATAGAAAGCTTTATGTTGTGGATTCCATAAATGATCTGAACAAACTAAACCTCTGTCCTGCCGGATCACAGCAGCTGTTCC CTCTAGAGGAGAAACTCCAGGACGTCAGCACTGATTCAGGAAATGGAAGCCACAGTCTGTTTTTGGTGGGGCTGATCGTCGTGCTGATTATCAGCCTGGCACTGGTTTCCTTCGTGATATTTCTGATAG ttCAAACTGAAAACAAGATGGAAGATGTGTCAAGACGACTAGCAGCTGAAGGAAAGGACATAGATGATCTTAAGAAAATCAACAGCATCATTGTAAAGCGACTCAACCAGCTGGACTCAGACCAGAGCTAA